In Nicotiana tabacum cultivar K326 chromosome 2, ASM71507v2, whole genome shotgun sequence, the following proteins share a genomic window:
- the LOC107788706 gene encoding GDSL esterase/lipase At2g04570-like: MAYNFISIILGQFFLLMTTILASKVPAIIVFGDSSVDSGNNNQISTVLKSNFEPYGRDFYDKKPTGRFCNGRIPPDFISEAFGLRPFVPAYLDPAFNISDFAMGVCFASAGTGYDNATSDVLDVIPLWKEVEYYKEYQKKLRAYAGKKKAKYIIEEALYLVSIGTNDFLENYYSMQSRRASQYTEDQFQTFLLRLAQNFVKQIYQMGARKISLTGLPPMGCLPLERATNYISGNGDGCNEKYNNVAKHFNVMLGGLVQKLNKELPGIRVVFADAYNLLLQMIRKPSSYGFEVAGVACCGTGLFEMGYLCDSLNPLTCTDANKYIFWDAFHVTDKTNHIISNFLMKHVFRQFQ, from the exons ATGGCTTACAATTTCATCAGTATTATTTTGGGTCAATTCTTCTTACTAATGACTACAATTTTGGCAAGCAAAGTTCCAGCAATTATAGTGTTTGGTGATTCCTCTGTTGATTCAGGCAATAACAACCAAATTTCCACTGTTTTAAAGAGCAATTTCGAGCCGTACGGCCGTGATTTTTACGATAAAAAACCAACTGGGAGGTTTTGCAATGGGCGAATTCCGCCGGATTTTATATCTGAGGCTTTTGGATTGAGGCCATTTGTTCCAGCTTATTTGGATCCGGCATTTAATATATCTGATTTTGCAATGGGAGTTTGCTTTGCTTCTGCTGGTACTGGTTATGATAATGCCACTTCTGATGTGCTT GATGTGATACCTTTGTGGAAGGAAGTAGAGTACTACAAGGAATATCAGAAGAAACTAAGAGCATACGCAGGCAAAAAGAAAGCCAAATACATAATAGAAGAGGCATTATATTTAGTGAGCATAGGAACAAATGACTTTTTAGAAAATTACTACTCAATGCAAAGTAGACGTGCGTCTCAATACACAGAAGATCAATTTCAGACTTTCCTTCTCCGACTTGCACAgaattttgtaaaacaaatttatcAAATGGGAGCTAGGAAAATTTCCTTAACTGGACTTCCTCCTATGGGATGTTTGCCTTTGGAAAGAGCAACAAATTATATAAGTGGAAATGGAGATGGATGCAATGAGAAATATAATAATGTGGCTAAGCATTTTAATGTGATGTTGGGTGGTTTAGTTCAGAAACTAAACAAAGAGCTTCCTGGGATTAGAGTGGTTTTTGCTGATGCTTATAATCTCTTGCTACAAATGATTAGAAAACCTTCTTCTTatg GGTTTGAAGTGGCAGGTGTAGCATGTTGTGGCACAGGATTATTTGAAATGGGTTACTTGTGCGATAGTTTAAATCCATTGACATGCACAGATGCAAACAAGTACATATTTTGGGACGCTTTTCACGTGACCGACAAAACAAaccacattatctctaatttctTGATGAAACATGTCTTTCGCCAATTTCAATAG